In the genome of Synergistaceae bacterium, the window AAGCCGCCGTCGGGGTGGGCGGGTGGGAGACGGCGGCACGCAAAAAATTTTATCTCGGAGCAGGGACTATGAACTCATCACTACTCGCAGCCAATGAAGGAAGATTTATCATTATATCCTTGCTGAAGAAACAAATTTTTATCTCGCGTTCTATATTTTGCGTTATTTCTCCGTTCTCGTCAAAAATTTCAGCTTTAAGAATGAATTTCGGCCCGACAACTTTTCGCAAATCCCTGTCGCACGGTAAGAGTTCGGCCACTTCTCCGCCGTTAATGCTTACATTTACCTGTTCAAGTGCTTTATATTCGCCGAGTGTCTTATTATCTAGGAAAATTTGATGTTCACGGCCTATATAAAACAGTCCGAATCCCAGCGCAATTAACGCAGCAAGTAAAATTATTCTCTGAGTCCACCGCATTATAAATTTCAAGAAAGCTATAAACATTATTATTTGCCTCCTTTGTTAGTGCCTCGTAGAGTCCTGCGTGCTGCTTCACGTTCTCTGTTTCTCTTCCAAGCATGAAGGACTAAGGCAATCGCTATAATTCCGTATGAGACAAAGACTCGGAAATACTCGCCGATTTGAGCATCACCGATTAAATTTTTACCCGCCATAGGTGCGACTATGAACATCAAATGAAATAATATTACTCCGACAAAGACATTAGCGATACTTGCTCTTGAGACACTTGCGCCGCCGATTAATAACGCAGCAATTGAGAACATACCGGCCTGATCATGGCTGTTATATGTATTAAGAGTTCCCATGTTTTGCAAGTAAATTATTTGTCCATAACAAGCCAGCACAGTTGAAATTACTATAGCGATTACACGAGTACGATTTACGGCAATTCCCGCGCTGTCTGCAACTGCCTGATTTTGACCGATCGCCCGCATGTCTTGGCCTAATTTTGTCTTTCTGAACCAGACTATAAAGACGCAGAATAAAGCAATTATTAACAGTGTAGCGAGAGGGATTCTTATTGCACCGTCTAAAAATGGAATCTGAATCACTGCAAATGCTCCGGTTGAGTTAATGCTTATAAATTGTTGAGAGTCTTTAACACCGGCTATAACTGTCGGCAGTAAATTATCGAGGACTCCGCGAATTCCCAGCAAGCTGACAGCATTACGAACTCCATAACCGCGCGACAATAATAATGCAGGATTTGTAATAGGAATTATCCAGCCCATTAAATATAACACTGTCATTTGATAGACTCCGTTAATGAAGAATCCCAGTATATAAGATGTTACCATTTCGCGGCCCTTAGCACGGTTTAATACAGCCCCGCAGAAAATTCCCAGAATTATAGCAATTGGAGTCCCTATTAAGCAAGCTAAGACCATTCCCGGAATTCCCACGACTCCCCAGTCGCAGATCATCAATAAACCTATTTGTCCGGCCATTGCTCCGAGTACCATTCCGAAATTTAAGCCCATTCCCGCCATAATAGGAATCAATAGCGACAAAATCAAGAATGAATTACGCCCGATTCTAGTTAATAACTCCTGAATTAAATAACTCGCAGAAAATCCGCTTAGTGGTATAGCAAAGGCAGAAATTATTATAAACACTGCTGGGACGGCATTATTTGCTATTATGTCAAAAAGTTTGCGAATCATCTTCCCGCACGCACCTTTCTTGTGAGAGCATAGAGAATCATTCCATTACTCACAATTAATCTTATAACTTCTGACATGTCAGTCTGCAAATAGCTATTTATTACAGAAGGAGTCATCGTTAATATTCCCTGAAATAAGAATGTCCCGACAATTACATTTAATATGCTTGCTTTGTTGACGCTTGCACCGCCCAGTAAAATCGACGCGACCGCCGGCAATGCCATATAGAACGGGCCCATATATAATTGTATAAATCCGAAACTCTGTTCATATACTATAATTCCAATCGCGCCGAGTACAGTCGAGAGTACTACGGAAATAGTGCGCATTTTGTCAACGTTTACTCCGGAAGCACGCGCAAATTCGGGATTTGATCCCACTGCAGTTATAGCCGTCCCTGTTTTACTGCGCATGAATACCCAGACAAGAAAGGCCATTACAGCAAAGAAAATTAACATACCGGTCGGAATTATGAATCTCTCGTTAATTCTTATAGCAAGGGCATTATTTAATATATTCAGCCAGTAACCTTCTACGCTTATTGTAGTTCGCAAGCCCCGGCCCGCATAGCCCCAGACCATTGTAGGATGTTTATACGGGAGTAAAAGCCACGCTATACACATAAACGAGACTGACGAGAATCCGACATAAGTAGCTATCATCATTTCGTCGCCCTTGACTCGATTTAATAATTTGCCGTAAAGCCAGCCCAGAACCGCCGCAATTGGAATCGCTATAATTATCGCACTAGCAAACCCGATCGGCTCTCTATATGTCTCAACAAATGCAGGAGTAAGCCATGTTAAATTATATTGCCCTCCGAGTTCAGCAAGTTTTGTTAAAATTTCCGCGTTTAACTCGATTGAAAGTGTAGCACCCAACAATCCCGCAATTATTCCCAGAGGCAGCCCGAAATTTAATCCGCAGCCAGCCTGTACCATAGGGATCATTGCTAAGACCATAACGCCATTCATGCCGAATCTGACAAGGGTATTATTTAGTGAAGTGTCAACATTTACTCCGACAAAGGGAGCAGCTATAAATAATCCCATCAGAAATAAAGCTATTATTATACGTGGCCAGCCTGCTTTATCAATGAAATTTTTTATCATTCTGTCTCCTCACTCTCCTTATTTAAATTTATTTTGTGTTGTCCCATCATGAGCATTCCGAACTCTTCAGCAGGACTCGACGCAGGAAGGACTCCCGCAATTCTCCCTTCTCCGACTATAGCGACTCTATCACAGACACTGCGCAATTCTTCAAGCTCTGAACTTGTAATTATTATAGTCGTGCCGTGTTCCTTGTTATATTCTTTCAGGGTATCAAGAACGAGAGTTTTTGCTCCTATATCGATTCCGCGAGTAGGTTCGCAAATAAGCAAAATATCAGGCTGTAACACAAATGCTTTAGCAAGACAAACTTTTTGCTGATTCCCTCCTGATAATTCGCCGGCTAATTGACTCGGTCCAGTGCATTTAATGCCAAGTGAGTCAATAAATTTGCGTGCTTCTTTTCTCATTGCGTACTCATTGCGGACTTGAAATATAAAGGGGATTCCGAGTAAAAATCTTCCTTGTGTCTGCATAGCTGTAAAAGTTATATTCCAGTCTAAAGGCTCATCAAGCAATAAACCGACTCCGCGCCTATCTTCAGAGACAAAGGCCATTTTACGGGACAATGCAGCGCGCGGATGATTCAAAGCTAATTTTTTCCCGAATAATTTAACGCGTCCCCCTGCAGGATATAATCCCATAATACCGTTTGGAATTCCTAATTTGCCGTGTCCTGCGAGTCCTCCTAGTCCGAAAATTTCACCCTTTTTGACTTCAAATGATACGTCCCTGACAGTCTCGCCGGGCATGTCTACCCATAAATGATCGACTTTGAGAGCGGGCTTAATTTTTTTCTTTTTCTTGGGTGGATTCAAAGTCTCGTTTACATTATCAGGAGTAACAGGCTCGTCGGGAATTTCGGGAATTTCAACGGGTCTGACACTTTCACGGCCTACCATTAACGCGGCAATTTCTCGTGTTGAAAGCTCGTCGCTTGATTTATCAGTAATTAATTTTCCGTCGCGCAAAACTAGAATCCTATGACATAAATCTTTGACTTCATGCAATCTGTGTGAAATAAATACTATTGCTATACCTGAACGCGCTAATTTCTTAAGAGCTGTTAATAAAATCTCGGCTTCACTCTCTGTTAATACTGCGGTCGGCTCATCAAGAAATAATAATCTCGTGTTTTTCCTGTCAATTTCGCGGGCAATCTCAATAAATTGCTTGTAACCTACCGGCATTTCACTTACTATCATGTCAGGATTAATATTTACTCCGAGCGTATGAATAGCAGAATTTGCCCTGTTATGCATTGCATCGCGGTCAAGAGTCGAGACTCTATCGCTGAATACATAATTAATTAATGAAGGATTCAAGACTTCACGATTTAACAAAATATTTTCAGTTGCTGTGAATCCCGGAATCAGTGAAAATTCCTGATGTACCATTCCTATACCTGCTGCGAGTGCCTGATTAGGTGAAGTGAAATTTACTCGTCTGCCGTCAAGAAATAAATCTCCCTCGTAGCCTCCTGTTGACGCTATAACGGGCATTCCGAATAAAATATTTAGCAGCGTCGACTTCCCTGCACCGTTCTCACCGACAAGGCCTATAATTTCGCCCGAGTCAATGCTGAACGATATATCAGACAAAACACGATTGCCGTAGTATTCTTTGCCTATGTGCTCAAGTCTAAGCAATGAGCTTGTATTATTATCTGACAAATAAAATCGCCTCCTACTTATTATTATATAATCAAAAAAAGGGAATGCTTGAATTTGCACTCCCTATGAATTAGCTAGAATTAAATATTTACGCGAAAATTTTTATTTTACGGGAGTCATGCGGATCTTGAAATATTTTTCGGGAATCTCAACTTCAGCAAGTCCGAGAAAATCTCCGCCGAGCACGTATGTATCTTGACGCAATAAAATAAATTTCGTGTTCTTAACGCCTGTTACTGCATCAGTGAAATAACTTGCTCCCCAGTGTGCACCCGGGCAGAATTCGTCATAAGCTGTTCTCATTTCGCGCAATGCTTGAGCCGAGCCGAGTTTATTCGTGAATGTGCCTTCTACGTATCTTTTGCCGTATTCAACAAGTGCCGCCGTTGTCGTATAGCCCCATGAATAGGCCCATGTTCCCATACGTCCGCCGCCTCCTGCTTTAACTACAGCGTCCTCTACTTTTTTCAGGATTGCGGGCCAGTCGCCTTGTTCCTTTGATAAATCAATTCCGAGCGCTCCGGGATAACCCATAACAGGTGAGGGCAAATCAGCTTCAACGAAATAACCGCCCAGTGCAGCGACCTGACGTAATAGAGGCTCAGTGTGTCCGTCATTTGTGCAGAAAAATGCAGCGTCTTTGCCGTATTTCTCGATCCATGCGGGCATATTCTCAAGAATATATTGCTGGGCTCCTGCCATTCCTACATCGCTGGTAGGGTCGGGGGCTGTCTCGAATACAAATTTGATTCCCAGATCTTTGCAGGCTTCTTCCATAATTGCGCGTCTAAGTCCTAAAGTCTCATAGCTCATATGACGGGGGAATGAAATATGAACGAAAGTTTTTGCGCCCATTTTCTTAGCTCCGAGGGGAATTGTGTAGCCTCGTCCGATATGATCCGTGTGAGTCGCTATATGAGCGGCTTCTGTGATTACTCCGGGATCTTCGTGGGGTTCGCCGGCAAGCAATAAAATTTTGTCGCCGTATTTCTCGCGGATTCTCCTGAAGGCTTCAGCTGTTCCGGGGACTGCCTGATTTACTACGATGACTCTCATTAATGGATCGTCAGCAAGTCCCACTATTTGAGCTATTACTGTTTCCTGCTCTGAAGGGAAGTTATCAGGATAAGTAATGTGAGTTATCATGCCGCCCTTTGACGCATCGCCGTATTTCTGAATCATTAACTCTGCGCCGCGTAAATCGTCCTCACTCTGTGAAACTGTGCCGGTTACGACTCCGATATGAAATTTTGCGTCTTCAGCAAATGCCGCACTAATTAACGCAATGACAAGCGCGAATACAAGTATAAATTTTTTCACAGTAAAAATTGCCTCCTTAAGAATTAATAAATATATAAATTTGTGATGTGAATAATTATATTAGCTCGTAAAATTTTTAGCATTAGCAGAATTCATGAATTAATCTACAACCTGCGAAAAAGTTGACGCAACATTATATTTAATTCCCAGCGATTCAAAATATTTTTTGCACATGAAATTTTTATATTTTCAATACCGCGTAAATCTTGATTTCTTGCAGATCCTTTTGTCTCAATCACTGAAAATTTTTCGTCGATAACGGCCGCCCAGTCAGGATTATATTTTCCTGTAGGAGTCTCAATCGCAAAATTTCCGGGTAACTTCAAATGCACTGAAACATTCTCGCTCGAATCAATTTCACCGGCAAAATCTTTCTCTATACCTGAGTCGCATATTGCATAATCATAGAGTCCGCGTTTACGGGTCTCCGCAATTTCTGACTCGTTTGCAAATTTTTCACGTTCGAGAGAGTCAAATATTTCTGAGTCAATCTCGTCAAATTCGTCTATTGCCTCATATTTTATATTATCTGCTGACATGATAGATTTCTGTTCATTAATTAATATAATTGTCTGCGCTATGAAATTTTCAGGATTCAAAGCAAATAACTCTAATTTTTCAGGATTTATAGATTTAAGAATATCAACAATTATTTTGCGTGAGAGTTCAGTTTGGCGAGCTAATTTGCCTACTAAATCATATTTTGTGAAAGCTGAAAAATTTTCAAGAGTTATATATTTCGAGTCCCCTTCAGTAAAATTAAAATTTGAGTCCATATTCCCGCGCTCGATTTTTACGTGAACACGAGAAATTTGTAACAAGTCATTTATTTTGCGGGCTGAATCTTTTATGAAAGCTGACTCGTTGAGATTCACAAAATAAATTGATTTGCGGTTAATTCTGCGCCATAGTTCCCGGAATTCAGGAGACTCGAATCTCTCGCGGTTGAGTGTAATTTTTTGCTGCTCACGTGTATTAGCGATTCTTGGCGAGTCCTCGTTATTCTCTCTAAATTCTGACTGCAGACCTTCAGCAAAATTTTTATAGCTTTCACTGGCAATTACAGTTAATAAATTTATTTCTCCGTCTATTATTCTAGTTCCGTCCTGATTCACCGGTAAACGCAAGCCCCGCCCTATTTCCTGCCGCCGCCGTATATCACTGGTAGAATTTTTCAGCGCGCAAATCTGAAACACGTTTGGATTATCCCAGCCTTCACGTAAAGCCGAGTGAGAAAATATAAATCTTACAGGTTCGCCGAGATTCAAGAGTCTTTCTTTATCGCGCATAATTAAGTCAAATGCTGAAATGTCGTCGCTCGTGCCTTCTTTCTTGTTAATTTTGCCGTCCGTCATGCGATTATTTTTGTCGATCGAGAAATACCCCGCGTGAGTCGATTCTGCTTTTATGCTCGCTAAATATCCCGAATAAGCCGAGTCTTGATTCTCAAAATTTTTAACTGCCTTGTTATATTCTTCCTCGAAAATTTTAGCGTAAATCCCGTTATATTCGCCGTCATCATTATATTTTCTGTATTTCGCGACCTCGTCAATAAAGAATAACGACAAAACTTTTATCCCTCTGCTGTATAAAATTTTCTCGCGCCTTAAATGAGTCTCTATTGTCTCTCTTATCTGAATGCGCCTTAATTCGTCCTCGTTGAGATTGCCAGTTATCTCACCTTCTGAAAGTTTTACACCGTTCAGAAATTCTATGCTGTTATTCAGGCCGTCAATCATGCGAATTATATAACCGTTTTTATACTCGTCTAAATGGCCGGATAACTCAAATAAATTTGCGCCCTCGTTTAATTTTCGCGTTAATCGCTGCAAACCTGATTGAGTCATTCTGTCAAATTCGATCATAGCTGCCGGGTCATGTTCAGATTTTATTATGCCTCGTAAATAGACATAGCCCGAACCTGCCGCAATATTCGTAAACGTGAAGCCTGTTACAGCAATTTTCTTGACTAAATTTTTGTCAAGTGCCTCACCTGCTCCGAGTTTATATACAAGATTATATTTTTCTCTGGGAGTCGCTGAATAACGCAAAATAAATAACGGGTTAAAATCTTTTATGCCTTCACGAGTCTTGACTCCCTCGACTGATTGAGGCTCATCAATTATTATTATCGGCCTGACTGACGAAATTGCATCAATGGGCCTGCGTCCTCCGAACTTGTCAATATTCTTGTGAATTAATCGTGAATTCTCGTCCCTTGCGTTGAAAGCCTGCGAGTTTATAATCATTGCCTGCAAATTGCTGTCTTCTACGAATTGGCGTATTTGTCCGGTCTTGGCCGAGTCGTAAATAAAATAATTTATCGGCTGTGTATAATCTGCTTTAAAATGTTCCTGAGTTATCGCAAAAGTTTTATATACTCCTTCACGTATTGCTATACTGGGTACGATTATAATAAATTTGCTCCAGCCATATAATTTATTTAATTCATAAATAGTGCGGATATATGTATAAGTTTTGCCCGTGCCTGTCTCCATTTCGACGGTAAAATTTTTACCAGCTAGCGAGTCAGACTGAGGAAGATTATTACTTTCCTGAACTTTACGGAGATTTGCGAGAATTTGAGCGTCATCTATAATAATTTCTCGATTCCCGAACGCTGTAAACGTAAAAATTTCGCCCTCATTCCTGCCAGTAAATGAAAATCTCTCACTGCCCTGACCGTTGAATAAATCACAGATTGATTTTGCCGCTCTCTCTTGAAAATCTTGTTTTGCGAACTTGAGCCTAATTGCCAAATTGCCCCGCTCCCTTCATATTTTATATAGCACAAAAAATTTTATTTCCGCCCGTTTATAAGCCGTTATCTTTTGCCGGAACTACCACTCACCCGCAAATCCCCCTCTACAAATAATAATATATAATTATCAGCAATCATACAGTTATTATCTTTTGTCGAACTCAGAATCTACGAAATAATAATCTCTAATTATCAGCAATCCTGACGCAATCAACAAATCACCGTCTACAAAATAATAATATCCGAATCTTCCGAGTAATGCGCGAAAATATGACGTAAATTTATCATGTCGTTCACGTTCTCAAAGCAGGAGTCACGGAATAATGCGCGCTCCGGCCTCTTCTTTGCAATATATTCAATTAACGGACGATTTATATTTTTGTCAAAGCAGGCAATAATTTTATTTTCTCCGTAATAGTGCAGAGTGAACCCGTCAACAATTTCCGCGCTGTAACAAAGCGACAAGGACAGTCCAAGCTCTGAAACTTGAGCGAATAACAAATCTAATGCGTTCCTGTCAGGCTTTATATTTTCTGTCAGGGTGTCAAGAATTCCGGGCGTGTACTCTTCAGGTGAGAGAAAGACATTTTTATAATTGCCCGAGTCGACCTGAAGGACTCTAAATCCCTTGTCGCCCCATTGCAGATTTTGACCGGCTTTAATTATTCTTGCGCGACCTATATCGCAAATAGTGTTATAACCGGCCTTAAATGCTTCAGAGTCAGGAGCGCAGGACTCGGGAATTTGTACGAGTATAAATTTTCGATTCCCGCCTAAGTCTGCATTATTCAAATTCATAACAGCGTGGGCAGTTGTTGATGAGCCGGCAAAGAAGTCTAATATTATTGCGTTGTCGTCGAGATTTGCGAGAGTCATTAAATGCTGTAATAACCGCACGGGCTTGGGACTGTCAAAATATAAGCCGCCTAAAAGTTTTGCGAGTTCCTGCGCGCCCTCTTGAGTATGACCGACATTTTTATTGTGTAAAATCGAAATCGGCGACATTCCCGAAAATTTTAATTCCGATAGAAAACGTTTCAATCTAGGGACTCCGTCACCGTCTGCACCGAACCAGATTCTATTATCATTTACTTTTTGTTGAAATGCTGCCTTTGATAGTCGCCAGCAACGTCCGGGCAATGGCTCTATAATTTTTCCTGATGGAGTAGTAACAGGATAATCATATTCAGCACTGTATGTTTTAACGGTAAGATTACCGGACATCCATACACCGCGCGGGTCATTATCGGGGTTGCTGTATCTTGAGTCGGCCTCTTCTGTTCGCGGGAGTCTCTGAATCGTGAACGCGTCAATATTATTTGCGAACATCAATATATAATCATGACTCACTGATATAAATTTTGCGTCATTCTTAGGTGCAAATGCTTTCTCCCATATTAACTGGGCGATAAAATTATCTTCTCCGAAAATCTCATCACAGATCTTGCGTAAATTTGCCTGTTCGTTGTCATCGATTGAGATAAAAATAACGCCGTCATCAGTTAATAAATTTCTAGCGAGCTTCAATCTTGAGTAAATCATGCTGCACCAGTCCGAATGAAAGCGGGGATTACTTTTTGAATTTTCACGGAAATTAGCGGCTGTAAAATTTCGTCTGCCCTCGTCGTCAAAAGTTTTTTGCTGTTCATGTTCCTGCGCTTGAGAGTGAGAGAAGTTATCAGAGTAAATAAAATCATGTCCGGTGTTATAAGGGGGGTCTATGTAGATTAATTTGACCTGTTTCATATAACTTTTTTGCAAAATTTTCAGGACTTCGAGATTATCGCCTTCAATATATAAATTCTGTGTTGAGTCAAAATTTATGCTTAAGTTCGGATTTGGGCGCAATATTTTATCAGTCGGTGAGGCTGCTTTGAGTTTAGCGGCGTTTTTGCCCGGCCAAGTGAGTTCGTAAAATTCGCGTTCGTTCATGATTATATGCTTCCAGTCAGAAAAATTTTTATTGAAGTATAGCATGTGAGAGTGTGAATGTGTGATAAAATAGGGACAACATTGAGGGGAGTTGAACCCTATTTAGTGAAATAAAACGCTCATTACTAGCTGAAGAGTTTTTCCAGCAAGGTTATTACCAAGATGGCGAAATCAACAAGCCAGTGAAGAACTGCGGCGATTGACTTAATTATGCGGATCAAGTCGCGCCGCTTTTGTCTTCTGGAGCGTTTGTCGTTGTGTTTTTGCGCCAAATTTCTGCACCAGACTTTCTCACGGTGGACTCTCGCTTTTCTATCAATGAGCCGTGACTCTCATGACGAGCCAAATGAAAGACTCGGCTTGCCGAGCCTCTTAACGCAAAATTATATCAAAATATTTTATATGAGTTCGTATTAAGCTATAATAATAAAAATTTTTATAATTTTCTAAGGAGGCTATAAACATGAAACGCGTATCGTTATTAGTGAAAATTTCTATAGGCTTTGTGCTGGGAATAATATTCGGCTTTGCAATCGGTCCGACTGTGGCAAACTCTCAGGCTTTGAGCGTCTATATAATGCCGTTTATTGATCTTGTCGGAAAAATTTTCCTGCGCTTGTTAATGATGCTGATAGTTCCGTTAGTATTCTCTTCACTTGTTGCCGGAGCTGCTTCAGTCGGTGATATTCACAAACTTGGCCGAATAGGAATAAAGACTCTTGCTTTATATTTAGTCACAACTGCGATTGCTATAATAATCGGTCTTGCATGCGGAAATATATTTAATCCCGGCGTAGGAATGAACATTCCCGGAAATATTCAAGCGACATCTAAGGCCGCAAAGCCTCTTGTTGATGTAATTCTTGATATATTCCCGACAAATCCTGTAGCCTCAATGGTAAATGCCAACATGCTGCAAATTATAGTATTCGCTTTATTTTTCGGGGTAGCTTGTATCTTAGCAGGTGAACGCGGCCGAAAAGTAGCAGATTTCTTTGAGAGTGTCGCAGAAGTCATGTATAAAGTTACTCATGTTGTTATGAACGTCGCTCCGTACGGTGTATTTGCATTAATAAGTGTAACAGCGGCAAAATTTGGAATTGCTATTCTTGCACCGTTCGTGAAAGTAATCGCGGCTGTATTTATCGGCTGTATTATTCACGCATTAATAGTTTACTCCGGAATGATTACGGTTATTTGCAGACGTTCGCCGAAATGGTTCTTTAAGGGAATTGACGAGGCAGCAATCACGGCATTTGTTACGCGTTCAAGTTCGGGGACTCTTCCTGTAACTCTTGCGAATGTCCGCGACGAATTAGGCATATCTGAAGGTGTAAGCTCGTTTGTTTTGCCGCTGGGAGCCACTATAAATATGGACGGGACGGCATTATATCAGGGAGTTTGCGCGCTTTTCGTTGCTCAAGCGTTTAATGTGCCCATGACTCTTAGTATGCAAATAGGGATCGTAGTAACTGCGACTCTTGCTTCAATAGGAACGGCAGGAGTTCCCGGCGCGGGCTTGATAATGCTCACAATGGTATTAACAAGTGTAGGACTTCCAATTGAAGGAATCGCGCTCGTAGCTGGTATTGATGTAATTCTTGACTCGGCCCGTACTTGCTTGAATGTCATCGGCGATACTGCAGTTTGTGCCGTAGTAGCTGCGACTGAAGGCGAAACTTTGAAATCTTAGAATTATATTCAAACATAAATTTTTGAGTGAGTCAGGGAATAAAAAAATCTCTGGCTCATTTATTTTGCTTTAACGTGATAAAACGCTGAAAAATTTTTATTACTGTGCTATGATTCATAAAAAATTTTACACGAGGTGAATCGTCAATCATGAGGAAATTTTTATTAACACTTCTTGCGATTTCATTATTAGCTGTACCGGCATTCAGTGCAGAGCCCATTAAAATCGGAGAGATCGCGACAGTAACAGGAGATTTTGCGGCCTATGGTGTTGCGGAAGTCGAGAGCGTAAAAATTGCAGTTGCTGAAATAAACGCAGCGGGCGGAGTTCTC includes:
- a CDS encoding sugar ABC transporter ATP-binding protein, translating into MSDNNTSSLLRLEHIGKEYYGNRVLSDISFSIDSGEIIGLVGENGAGKSTLLNILFGMPVIASTGGYEGDLFLDGRRVNFTSPNQALAAGIGMVHQEFSLIPGFTATENILLNREVLNPSLINYVFSDRVSTLDRDAMHNRANSAIHTLGVNINPDMIVSEMPVGYKQFIEIAREIDRKNTRLLFLDEPTAVLTESEAEILLTALKKLARSGIAIVFISHRLHEVKDLCHRILVLRDGKLITDKSSDELSTREIAALMVGRESVRPVEIPEIPDEPVTPDNVNETLNPPKKKKKIKPALKVDHLWVDMPGETVRDVSFEVKKGEIFGLGGLAGHGKLGIPNGIMGLYPAGGRVKLFGKKLALNHPRAALSRKMAFVSEDRRGVGLLLDEPLDWNITFTAMQTQGRFLLGIPFIFQVRNEYAMRKEARKFIDSLGIKCTGPSQLAGELSGGNQQKVCLAKAFVLQPDILLICEPTRGIDIGAKTLVLDTLKEYNKEHGTTIIITSSELEELRSVCDRVAIVGEGRIAGVLPASSPAEEFGMLMMGQHKINLNKESEETE
- a CDS encoding site-specific DNA-methyltransferase — translated: MNEREFYELTWPGKNAAKLKAASPTDKILRPNPNLSINFDSTQNLYIEGDNLEVLKILQKSYMKQVKLIYIDPPYNTGHDFIYSDNFSHSQAQEHEQQKTFDDEGRRNFTAANFRENSKSNPRFHSDWCSMIYSRLKLARNLLTDDGVIFISIDDNEQANLRKICDEIFGEDNFIAQLIWEKAFAPKNDAKFISVSHDYILMFANNIDAFTIQRLPRTEEADSRYSNPDNDPRGVWMSGNLTVKTYSAEYDYPVTTPSGKIIEPLPGRCWRLSKAAFQQKVNDNRIWFGADGDGVPRLKRFLSELKFSGMSPISILHNKNVGHTQEGAQELAKLLGGLYFDSPKPVRLLQHLMTLANLDDNAIILDFFAGSSTTAHAVMNLNNADLGGNRKFILVQIPESCAPDSEAFKAGYNTICDIGRARIIKAGQNLQWGDKGFRVLQVDSGNYKNVFLSPEEYTPGILDTLTENIKPDRNALDLLFAQVSELGLSLSLCYSAEIVDGFTLHYYGENKIIACFDKNINRPLIEYIAKKRPERALFRDSCFENVNDMINLRHIFAHYSEDSDIIIL
- a CDS encoding ABC transporter permease, encoding MIRKLFDIIANNAVPAVFIIISAFAIPLSGFSASYLIQELLTRIGRNSFLILSLLIPIMAGMGLNFGMVLGAMAGQIGLLMICDWGVVGIPGMVLACLIGTPIAIILGIFCGAVLNRAKGREMVTSYILGFFINGVYQMTVLYLMGWIIPITNPALLLSRGYGVRNAVSLLGIRGVLDNLLPTVIAGVKDSQQFISINSTGAFAVIQIPFLDGAIRIPLATLLIIALFCVFIVWFRKTKLGQDMRAIGQNQAVADSAGIAVNRTRVIAIVISTVLACYGQIIYLQNMGTLNTYNSHDQAGMFSIAALLIGGASVSRASIANVFVGVILFHLMFIVAPMAGKNLIGDAQIGEYFRVFVSYGIIAIALVLHAWKRNREREAARRTLRGTNKGGK
- a CDS encoding ABC transporter permease, whose protein sequence is MIKNFIDKAGWPRIIIALFLMGLFIAAPFVGVNVDTSLNNTLVRFGMNGVMVLAMIPMVQAGCGLNFGLPLGIIAGLLGATLSIELNAEILTKLAELGGQYNLTWLTPAFVETYREPIGFASAIIIAIPIAAVLGWLYGKLLNRVKGDEMMIATYVGFSSVSFMCIAWLLLPYKHPTMVWGYAGRGLRTTISVEGYWLNILNNALAIRINERFIIPTGMLIFFAVMAFLVWVFMRSKTGTAITAVGSNPEFARASGVNVDKMRTISVVLSTVLGAIGIIVYEQSFGFIQLYMGPFYMALPAVASILLGGASVNKASILNVIVGTFLFQGILTMTPSVINSYLQTDMSEVIRLIVSNGMILYALTRKVRAGR
- a CDS encoding DUF3798 domain-containing protein, with amino-acid sequence MKKFILVFALVIALISAAFAEDAKFHIGVVTGTVSQSEDDLRGAELMIQKYGDASKGGMITHITYPDNFPSEQETVIAQIVGLADDPLMRVIVVNQAVPGTAEAFRRIREKYGDKILLLAGEPHEDPGVITEAAHIATHTDHIGRGYTIPLGAKKMGAKTFVHISFPRHMSYETLGLRRAIMEEACKDLGIKFVFETAPDPTSDVGMAGAQQYILENMPAWIEKYGKDAAFFCTNDGHTEPLLRQVAALGGYFVEADLPSPVMGYPGALGIDLSKEQGDWPAILKKVEDAVVKAGGGGRMGTWAYSWGYTTTAALVEYGKRYVEGTFTNKLGSAQALREMRTAYDEFCPGAHWGASYFTDAVTGVKNTKFILLRQDTYVLGGDFLGLAEVEIPEKYFKIRMTPVK
- a CDS encoding DEAD/DEAH box helicase family protein; amino-acid sequence: MAIRLKFAKQDFQERAAKSICDLFNGQGSERFSFTGRNEGEIFTFTAFGNREIIIDDAQILANLRKVQESNNLPQSDSLAGKNFTVEMETGTGKTYTYIRTIYELNKLYGWSKFIIIVPSIAIREGVYKTFAITQEHFKADYTQPINYFIYDSAKTGQIRQFVEDSNLQAMIINSQAFNARDENSRLIHKNIDKFGGRRPIDAISSVRPIIIIDEPQSVEGVKTREGIKDFNPLFILRYSATPREKYNLVYKLGAGEALDKNLVKKIAVTGFTFTNIAAGSGYVYLRGIIKSEHDPAAMIEFDRMTQSGLQRLTRKLNEGANLFELSGHLDEYKNGYIIRMIDGLNNSIEFLNGVKLSEGEITGNLNEDELRRIQIRETIETHLRREKILYSRGIKVLSLFFIDEVAKYRKYNDDGEYNGIYAKIFEEEYNKAVKNFENQDSAYSGYLASIKAESTHAGYFSIDKNNRMTDGKINKKEGTSDDISAFDLIMRDKERLLNLGEPVRFIFSHSALREGWDNPNVFQICALKNSTSDIRRRQEIGRGLRLPVNQDGTRIIDGEINLLTVIASESYKNFAEGLQSEFRENNEDSPRIANTREQQKITLNRERFESPEFRELWRRINRKSIYFVNLNESAFIKDSARKINDLLQISRVHVKIERGNMDSNFNFTEGDSKYITLENFSAFTKYDLVGKLARQTELSRKIIVDILKSINPEKLELFALNPENFIAQTIILINEQKSIMSADNIKYEAIDEFDEIDSEIFDSLEREKFANESEIAETRKRGLYDYAICDSGIEKDFAGEIDSSENVSVHLKLPGNFAIETPTGKYNPDWAAVIDEKFSVIETKGSARNQDLRGIENIKISCAKNILNRWELNIMLRQLFRRL